In Mucilaginibacter celer, one DNA window encodes the following:
- a CDS encoding SGNH/GDSL hydrolase family protein, with protein sequence MTVIQDTLTYLALGDSYTIGQDVPPDQNFPNLMAKQGYNLDILPPTIIARTGWTSDELIDAIDQSDIKGKTYDMVTLLIGVNDQYRGLSQDNYRTKFTQLLNTAIQFAGGIHNHVFVLSIPDYGVTPFAHGKGGNISEEIDQFNAINNEISANAHVNYVEITGISKLAANDLSLLASDGLHPSPKMYQMWVDKLKLEVESVFVKK encoded by the coding sequence GTGACTGTAATACAAGATACCCTTACCTACCTTGCCCTTGGCGATTCGTACACTATTGGCCAGGATGTACCACCCGATCAGAATTTTCCGAACCTGATGGCTAAGCAGGGCTATAACCTTGATATATTACCGCCAACCATTATAGCCCGCACCGGCTGGACAAGCGATGAACTGATTGACGCCATCGATCAAAGCGATATTAAAGGAAAAACTTATGATATGGTTACCCTGCTTATCGGCGTAAACGACCAGTATCGCGGGCTAAGCCAGGATAACTACCGCACTAAATTTACGCAACTGCTAAATACAGCTATCCAATTTGCAGGCGGTATTCACAACCATGTTTTTGTACTATCCATACCCGATTATGGGGTAACGCCGTTTGCCCATGGTAAAGGGGGCAATATCAGTGAGGAGATTGATCAGTTTAATGCAATTAACAATGAAATAAGCGCAAATGCTCATGTTAATTATGTGGAAATAACGGGTATTTCAAAACTTGCAGCCAACGATCTTTCGTTGCTGGCAAGTGATGGCTTGCATCCCTCGCCCAAAATGTATCAGATGTGGGTGGATAAGCTGAAGCTTGAGGTGGAGAGTGTGTTTGTGAAGAAGTAG
- the lipB gene encoding lipoyl(octanoyl) transferase LipB, protein MKNKKVFFQDWGLTDYQEAWDRQETLFSQTVQTKIDNRNRETAFEAAAKNTGTTVAYDIIEADETFNYLVFCEHPHTYTLGKSGKPEHLLLDEEGLKAKHAVYYRINRGGDITYHGPGQIVGYPILDLDNFFTDIHLYLRTLEEAVILTLADFGLKAGRYEGYTGVWFDADNEKARKICAMGVRCSRWVTMHGLALNVNTDLDYFGNIVPCGIDDKDVTSMQRELGRPVDINEVKKILKHHISVLFGMEML, encoded by the coding sequence ATGAAAAACAAAAAAGTATTTTTTCAGGATTGGGGCCTTACAGATTACCAGGAGGCCTGGGACAGACAGGAAACCCTGTTTAGCCAAACCGTACAAACCAAAATTGATAACCGCAACCGGGAAACCGCATTTGAAGCAGCGGCCAAAAACACCGGTACTACGGTAGCTTATGATATCATTGAAGCCGACGAAACTTTTAACTACCTTGTTTTTTGTGAGCATCCGCATACCTACACTTTAGGCAAAAGCGGCAAACCCGAACATTTATTGTTAGATGAAGAAGGCCTGAAAGCCAAACACGCTGTTTACTACCGTATAAACCGGGGGGGAGACATTACCTACCACGGTCCGGGCCAAATAGTAGGTTATCCGATTTTGGATCTCGATAATTTTTTTACCGATATCCACCTGTACCTGCGTACGCTGGAAGAAGCTGTGATACTTACCCTTGCCGATTTTGGTTTAAAAGCCGGACGGTACGAGGGTTATACAGGCGTTTGGTTTGATGCCGATAACGAAAAGGCGCGTAAAATTTGCGCCATGGGCGTACGCTGTAGCCGCTGGGTAACCATGCATGGCCTGGCTTTAAACGTAAATACCGATCTGGATTATTTTGGCAACATTGTACCCTGCGGTATCGACGATAAAGATGTAACCTCGATGCAGCGCGAGCTTGGCCGGCCGGTTGATATAAATGAAGTAAAAAAAATCCTTAAACACCATATTTCCGTATTGTTTGGTATGGAGATGTTGTAA
- a CDS encoding 4'-phosphopantetheinyl transferase family protein: protein MAIAYRQRIDDDTEFALWRIEEEATDLYNQLQLNQEEKDFVESLSNGKRHLHWLGTRVLLRKMLRTDEYIDCKVDEHGKPYLVNLPYHISLSHSFDYAAVMISKTHKVGIDIEQIKQKVERIAGKFMRPEELDFISGRQKIEQLYVCWCAKEAIYKCNGQKEVSFADNIFLEPFQFEHHGVVDARLEKKDTVIDYTVGYLQYEDYMIGYVKG, encoded by the coding sequence ATGGCGATAGCATACAGGCAGCGTATTGATGATGACACCGAGTTTGCACTCTGGCGTATTGAGGAGGAGGCTACCGACCTGTACAACCAGCTACAGCTAAACCAGGAAGAAAAGGATTTTGTAGAGAGCCTGAGCAACGGCAAGCGCCACCTGCACTGGCTGGGTACCCGTGTTTTATTGCGCAAAATGCTACGCACAGATGAGTATATTGATTGTAAAGTTGATGAGCACGGCAAGCCCTACCTGGTAAATTTACCTTACCATATTTCATTAAGCCACTCGTTTGATTATGCTGCCGTTATGATCAGCAAAACGCATAAGGTGGGTATTGATATTGAGCAGATTAAACAAAAGGTAGAGCGGATAGCAGGCAAATTTATGCGCCCCGAAGAGCTTGATTTTATAAGTGGCAGGCAAAAAATTGAACAACTGTATGTTTGTTGGTGCGCCAAAGAGGCTATTTACAAATGCAACGGGCAAAAAGAGGTATCATTTGCCGATAATATTTTCCTGGAGCCTTTTCAGTTTGAACACCATGGCGTGGTGGATGCCCGCCTTGAAAAAAAAGATACTGTTATTGATTATACCGTAGGCTATCTGCAGTATGAAGATTACATGATAGGTTACGTAAAAGGATAG
- the dcd gene encoding dCTP deaminase — protein MILSDKRILEEIDLGNIIIEPFNREYLGTNSYDVHLGKYLATYRNRVLDAKVHNEIDGFEMPKDGFVLQPNTLYLGVTMEYTETHRHVPFLEGKSSTGRLGIDIHATAGKGDVGFCNTWTLEISCAQPVRIYPGMPIGQLIYFVVEGDIETMYNTKSNAKYNNPTTRPVESMMWKNKW, from the coding sequence ATGATATTATCAGATAAACGCATACTCGAGGAGATCGATTTAGGCAACATTATTATTGAGCCATTTAACCGGGAGTATCTCGGTACCAACTCGTACGATGTGCATTTGGGTAAATACCTGGCCACCTACCGCAACCGGGTATTGGATGCCAAAGTTCATAACGAAATTGATGGCTTTGAAATGCCTAAAGACGGCTTTGTACTGCAACCCAACACGTTATACCTTGGTGTAACTATGGAATATACCGAAACGCACCGCCATGTGCCGTTCCTGGAAGGCAAATCAAGCACCGGCAGGTTAGGTATTGATATTCATGCTACGGCCGGCAAAGGCGATGTTGGCTTCTGCAACACCTGGACACTCGAAATTTCGTGCGCACAGCCTGTACGCATTTACCCCGGCATGCCCATCGGCCAGCTGATTTATTTCGTGGTTGAGGGCGATATCGAAACCATGTACAATACCAAAAGCAACGCCAAATACAATAACCCAACAACCCGCCCGGTTGAAAGCATGATGTGGAAGAATAAGTGGTAG
- a CDS encoding TonB-dependent receptor plug domain-containing protein, translating into MNFKRLLTALLLILTIGATLAFIRPDDELITKIIAQLDKWRAEHPQEKVYLHFDKPSYAIGDDIWFKAYVTIGSDHRLSAYSDILNVDLIDENDSVKRSIKLPLTAGLAAGDFALADSMAEGNYRIRAYTNWMRNESDAYFFDKTIAVVNGISNRVFTKATYNYSTVNGKQKADAVITYTDLNGIPYVNKPVSYEVEINGKSVSRGKGVTDDKGNLNATFTTSTAATITSGHISTDVKLDDKHTVTKVVTVKTLSKKIDLQFFPESGNMLNGIFSKVAYKAVGADGIGVNIKGYITDEQNTRITDMGEAHFGMGTFNFEPESGRNYKAHVTYPDGSEGVIDLPKASDNGYILSINNFRDDKVFVTIMPGKNTATGTASSLSGLTIIAQSGGELCYAGKSKDGATAFSAAIPKEKFPSGIIQFTLFSATGEPLNERLVFIQNPDGLKLDVSSDKKTYKPREKVTINLNAKNSTDKPVIGSFSASVIDQSKVVTDEANESSIFSTLLLTSDLKGYIEKPNYYFTNVNAETKANLDVLMLTQGYRRFEWKQLLGDKFTPVVFKPEKSLEVTGHLKTFGGKPVPNGKVTLISTAGGMFMIDTVADAQGKFTFKNLVFRDSLKFIVQARTAKDRKNLDITLDNVTPQPVTHNKNWPDLQTNINDGASAYLINSKKIFDEQVKYGIGNHTIVLKEVVIREKRENPFKSSANLNGPGNADQTLTSKDLMYGGGMLSQVLQSRINFVTFRNGIPYSTRSPNTPMQIVVDGTYVESDFLDNITPSDVATVEVLRTIGNTAIYGSRGSGGVLVITTKRGGGDTAYNKYAPGIVTYAPKGYYRAREFYAPKYDDPKTNTAMQDLRSTIYWAPGLLTDKDGNTSMSFFNADGKGTYRIIVEGIDADGNLGRQVYRYRVE; encoded by the coding sequence ATGAACTTTAAACGCCTGTTAACCGCCTTATTACTTATCTTAACCATTGGTGCAACCCTGGCTTTTATCAGGCCCGACGATGAACTAATCACCAAAATTATAGCACAGCTTGATAAGTGGCGGGCCGAACATCCGCAGGAAAAAGTTTACCTTCATTTTGATAAGCCCAGCTACGCCATTGGCGATGACATCTGGTTTAAAGCCTATGTAACCATTGGCAGCGATCACCGCCTTTCGGCCTATAGTGATATTCTTAACGTTGATTTGATTGATGAGAACGACTCGGTAAAGCGAAGCATTAAACTCCCGCTCACCGCAGGTTTGGCAGCCGGCGATTTTGCACTGGCCGATAGCATGGCCGAAGGCAATTACCGCATCCGTGCCTACACCAACTGGATGCGCAACGAAAGTGATGCTTACTTTTTTGATAAAACCATAGCCGTTGTAAACGGCATCAGCAACCGGGTTTTCACCAAAGCTACTTACAATTACAGCACGGTTAACGGCAAACAAAAAGCCGATGCGGTTATTACTTATACCGATTTAAACGGGATACCCTATGTAAATAAGCCCGTTAGTTATGAGGTGGAGATAAACGGCAAATCCGTTTCGCGCGGCAAAGGTGTTACCGACGATAAAGGGAATCTTAATGCCACTTTTACCACCAGTACAGCTGCCACTATAACCTCCGGTCATATCAGCACCGATGTTAAACTTGACGATAAGCACACGGTAACCAAAGTAGTTACCGTAAAGACACTATCAAAAAAGATTGATTTACAGTTCTTTCCGGAAAGCGGCAATATGTTAAACGGCATATTTTCGAAAGTAGCCTATAAGGCGGTTGGTGCTGATGGTATTGGCGTAAATATTAAAGGTTATATTACCGACGAACAAAACACACGGATAACCGATATGGGCGAAGCTCATTTCGGGATGGGCACATTTAACTTTGAGCCCGAGAGCGGCAGGAACTACAAGGCTCACGTTACCTATCCCGATGGGTCGGAAGGCGTTATCGACCTGCCAAAAGCATCGGATAACGGCTACATTCTCAGTATTAATAACTTCCGTGACGATAAGGTTTTTGTGACGATAATGCCAGGCAAAAATACTGCTACAGGTACCGCTTCATCATTATCCGGCTTAACTATAATAGCACAATCGGGCGGTGAGCTTTGTTATGCGGGTAAAAGCAAAGACGGAGCTACGGCGTTTTCGGCAGCTATCCCTAAAGAAAAATTCCCCTCGGGCATAATCCAGTTTACCTTATTCTCGGCAACCGGCGAACCGTTGAACGAACGGCTGGTATTTATCCAAAACCCGGATGGCTTAAAGCTTGATGTATCATCCGACAAAAAAACCTATAAGCCGCGCGAAAAGGTTACCATCAACCTAAATGCGAAAAACAGTACAGATAAGCCGGTGATAGGCAGTTTTTCAGCATCTGTTATCGACCAAAGCAAAGTTGTTACCGATGAGGCCAACGAAAGCTCGATATTTTCAACGCTTTTGCTCACTTCCGATTTAAAAGGCTATATAGAAAAACCCAATTACTACTTCACTAATGTAAACGCCGAAACCAAGGCCAACCTTGATGTGCTGATGCTTACGCAAGGTTACCGCAGGTTTGAATGGAAACAGTTACTTGGCGATAAATTTACGCCGGTAGTTTTCAAGCCCGAAAAATCGCTGGAGGTAACCGGTCACCTTAAAACCTTTGGTGGCAAACCTGTACCTAATGGTAAGGTAACTTTAATTTCGACTGCCGGCGGCATGTTTATGATAGATACCGTGGCCGATGCCCAGGGTAAATTTACCTTTAAAAACCTTGTTTTTCGCGACAGCTTGAAATTTATTGTGCAGGCCCGTACGGCAAAAGACCGCAAAAATCTCGATATCACCCTCGATAACGTAACACCGCAACCGGTTACCCACAATAAAAACTGGCCCGATCTGCAAACCAACATAAACGATGGTGCATCGGCCTATCTTATCAACAGCAAAAAGATTTTTGACGAGCAGGTAAAATATGGTATAGGAAACCACACCATTGTTTTAAAAGAAGTAGTTATTAGAGAGAAACGGGAAAACCCTTTCAAAAGTTCGGCTAACCTTAACGGTCCCGGCAACGCCGATCAAACCCTTACCAGCAAAGATCTGATGTATGGCGGCGGGATGCTTTCGCAGGTACTTCAAAGCCGGATTAATTTTGTAACATTTAGAAACGGGATTCCATATTCAACCCGCAGCCCTAATACCCCAATGCAAATTGTAGTGGATGGAACTTACGTAGAATCGGACTTTTTGGATAACATTACCCCGAGTGATGTAGCAACTGTTGAAGTGTTGCGAACAATTGGTAATACCGCCATTTATGGCTCACGAGGCTCTGGCGGAGTTTTGGTGATCACTACCAAACGTGGCGGCGGCGATACGGCTTATAACAAATATGCCCCCGGTATAGTAACCTACGCCCCCAAGGGCTATTACCGCGCCCGCGAATTTTATGCGCCCAAATATGATGATCCTAAAACCAACACAGCCATGCAGGATTTGCGCAGCACCATTTACTGGGCTCCGGGGCTCTTAACCGATAAGGATGGCAATACATCAATGAGCTTTTTTAATGCTGATGGCAAAGGCACTTACCGCATAATAGTTGAAGGAATAGATGCTGATGGCAACCTGGGCAGGCAGGTTTACAGGTATAGGGTGGAGTAA
- a CDS encoding TonB-dependent receptor plug domain-containing protein → MKYIRITISLLFLLCCLQSFAQTDSAFLKKAVALSNKQLTEKPTEKVYLHLDKPFYNLTDTVWFKAYAVAGPDHQLSGISGVVYVELINARDSVVQRLHLKLNNGTAWGDFVLPANYQAGSYRLRAYTNWMRNQSADAMFNQRVQVNGRTIFGLSQPQVQATAQSSNPDVQFFAEGGSLITGLRSKIAVKAIGKNGLGCDVKGTIIDNDGAEVAEFETTHLGMGVFALMPQAGKIYKARITTDGVPSFTVNLPKAMDEGFTITVNNRLTDSIGVKITASAKTISLKQHTYYYLVGQTGGKVYYTTAFKLEDAGYSFQIEKKRFPSGVAQFTLFGADAEPLNERLAFIRSNDTLSLKLNIANQKFASRKEVLVALKTADQAGKPVTGTFSVSVINESRIPSNQNTESTILNNLLLTSDLKGYIEQPNYYFTNITDKTDADLDMLMLTQGYRGFEWLKTLNEKQAPLAFKAEGSLSLSGSIQTPGGKPLPNGKVTLLGNREDFFADTTADLNGDFTFDDVDVSDTSHLMVQARKQNNGKNVTIFIKKPDYPKVEKMNMPADDQAPPALDAREAYIRYMEQQQTDSIKNANTLKEVVIKGKKAITPNEYNRYGSLQQRSVNMAKLRSYKDDNLAGALHVNEPLAQINLTAAYKYNALGGGRASRFVIDGTYVEERQLSLIHVEEIESVDLIMAGKSSMPLIVVKTKRYAGTDTTVLKEVNIRATKTNKTAYKGYSAGKLGAAPDQIVMGNKLNGCTKLSDCLRSKIFGVTFDAKGNPISMRGNQKMAVILNGSVLDGSALDNINPNDIYSIEVLRGVSYAAIVGSDYPGGALAITTLNGGNYVTGSSSSLGVITYPFKGFYKARTFYSPKYTPANINSTTPDYRTTIFWEPNITTTPSGEATFRYFNSDTRGVYKITVEGIDSEGNLGRQIYRYKVE, encoded by the coding sequence ATGAAATACATACGTATTACTATTTCGCTTCTTTTTTTGCTATGCTGTTTACAATCATTTGCCCAAACCGATAGCGCTTTTTTAAAAAAAGCTGTAGCCCTGTCAAACAAGCAACTAACTGAGAAACCAACCGAAAAGGTTTACCTGCATTTAGATAAACCTTTTTACAACCTTACTGATACGGTATGGTTTAAAGCTTACGCTGTAGCGGGCCCCGATCATCAGTTATCTGGTATAAGCGGCGTTGTTTACGTTGAATTGATCAATGCCCGCGATTCTGTTGTGCAAAGGCTTCATCTAAAACTCAATAATGGTACCGCCTGGGGTGATTTTGTATTACCCGCTAACTACCAGGCAGGAAGCTATCGTTTAAGAGCTTATACAAACTGGATGCGGAATCAATCTGCCGACGCAATGTTCAACCAGCGCGTGCAGGTAAACGGACGGACCATTTTCGGACTTAGTCAGCCGCAGGTACAAGCTACGGCACAAAGCAGCAATCCCGATGTTCAGTTTTTTGCGGAGGGCGGTAGCCTTATTACGGGGTTAAGATCTAAAATTGCGGTTAAAGCGATAGGGAAAAACGGATTGGGATGCGATGTTAAAGGTACCATAATAGATAACGATGGTGCTGAAGTTGCTGAATTTGAAACTACCCATCTGGGTATGGGCGTGTTTGCCCTGATGCCGCAGGCCGGTAAAATTTACAAAGCCAGGATAACAACCGATGGTGTTCCCTCTTTTACGGTCAATTTGCCCAAAGCTATGGATGAGGGCTTCACTATAACCGTTAATAACCGGCTTACTGATAGTATCGGCGTTAAAATAACAGCGTCCGCAAAAACCATAAGCCTGAAACAGCATACTTATTATTACCTGGTTGGCCAAACGGGCGGAAAGGTTTATTATACCACCGCTTTTAAGCTTGAGGATGCGGGTTACTCATTCCAAATCGAAAAGAAGCGCTTTCCGTCGGGCGTTGCACAATTCACGTTGTTCGGCGCCGATGCCGAACCGCTTAATGAACGACTTGCTTTTATACGCAGCAACGACACCCTGAGCCTGAAATTAAATATCGCCAATCAAAAATTTGCTTCACGTAAAGAAGTTTTGGTGGCACTTAAAACTGCAGATCAGGCCGGGAAACCCGTAACAGGCACATTCTCTGTTTCGGTGATCAACGAAAGCCGCATTCCATCCAACCAAAATACAGAGAGCACTATCCTGAATAACCTGCTGTTAACGTCAGACCTGAAAGGATATATCGAGCAGCCCAATTATTATTTCACCAACATTACCGATAAAACAGACGCCGATCTGGATATGCTGATGCTTACCCAGGGCTATCGCGGTTTTGAATGGCTTAAAACATTAAATGAAAAACAAGCGCCGTTGGCGTTTAAGGCCGAAGGCTCGCTGAGCCTTTCGGGCTCAATACAAACCCCTGGAGGAAAACCGCTGCCAAACGGAAAAGTAACATTATTGGGTAACCGGGAAGATTTTTTTGCCGATACAACAGCCGATCTGAATGGCGATTTCACATTTGATGATGTTGATGTTTCGGATACCTCGCACCTTATGGTACAGGCACGCAAGCAAAACAATGGAAAAAACGTAACCATATTTATTAAAAAGCCCGATTATCCTAAGGTTGAAAAAATGAATATGCCGGCTGATGATCAGGCACCGCCTGCTCTCGACGCCCGGGAAGCGTATATCCGGTATATGGAGCAACAACAAACAGACTCCATAAAAAATGCAAATACATTAAAGGAAGTAGTTATTAAAGGGAAAAAGGCCATTACACCCAATGAATATAACAGATACGGCAGCCTTCAGCAACGAAGTGTTAATATGGCTAAACTGCGCAGCTATAAGGATGATAATTTAGCCGGGGCACTGCATGTAAATGAACCGCTGGCACAGATTAACCTTACTGCCGCGTACAAATACAATGCATTAGGCGGTGGGCGAGCGAGCAGGTTTGTTATTGACGGGACATACGTTGAAGAACGCCAGTTAAGTTTGATACATGTGGAAGAAATAGAAAGTGTAGATTTGATAATGGCAGGAAAGTCAAGTATGCCTTTAATAGTTGTTAAAACTAAAAGATACGCCGGCACCGATACCACAGTGCTAAAAGAAGTGAATATACGTGCAACCAAAACCAATAAAACAGCCTATAAAGGATACTCGGCCGGCAAATTAGGAGCTGCGCCCGATCAGATTGTTATGGGCAACAAGCTTAACGGCTGCACCAAACTTTCTGATTGTTTAAGAAGCAAGATTTTTGGCGTTACCTTTGATGCGAAAGGCAACCCCATTAGTATGCGCGGAAATCAGAAAATGGCGGTGATACTTAACGGCTCGGTACTGGATGGCAGCGCGCTTGATAACATCAATCCAAATGATATTTATAGTATCGAAGTTTTGCGCGGGGTATCGTACGCAGCCATTGTGGGCTCTGATTATCCGGGAGGGGCACTTGCAATAACTACACTAAATGGCGGCAACTATGTAACAGGCAGCAGCTCATCATTGGGCGTAATCACCTATCCGTTTAAAGGTTTTTATAAAGCCCGTACATTTTATTCGCCCAAATATACTCCGGCAAATATCAATTCAACTACACCAGATTATCGTACAACAATTTTTTGGGAACCCAATATTACAACTACACCTTCCGGCGAGGCTACATTCAGATACTTCAACTCGGATACGAGGGGTGTATACAAGATAACTGTTGAAGGCATTGATTCTGAAGGTAATTTAGGCCGGCAGATTTACCGATACAAGGTAGAGTAA
- a CDS encoding ATP-dependent Clp protease adaptor ClpS, producing MPTEIQEETFTLEELLAGLKEMHRLILWNDDFNTFDHVIHCMMKYLDYSEPQAEKIAWKVHNEGKCAVLEGSFTEMEIYRKILQQEGLTVSVE from the coding sequence ATGCCAACCGAGATACAGGAAGAAACATTTACGCTCGAAGAGTTACTTGCAGGACTTAAAGAGATGCATCGTTTAATACTATGGAACGATGATTTTAACACTTTTGATCATGTAATTCATTGTATGATGAAGTACCTGGACTACTCAGAACCACAAGCCGAAAAAATTGCCTGGAAGGTACATAACGAAGGCAAATGCGCCGTATTGGAAGGCTCGTTTACCGAGATGGAGATTTACCGCAAAATTTTGCAACAGGAAGGTTTAACTGTTTCTGTAGAATAA
- a CDS encoding histidine phosphatase family protein, which produces MLKRSFLLLMMVGWISLTACGQGKNLRLVFIRHAEKPDVGDNLSCAGFNRSLKLPEVIKAKFGLPDYIYVPALHLGKSTPRGRMFQTVSPLAVKYNLTINSKFEEEDDNGIANDLISKKGTILIVWEHNQIKPLLKALGLKVKDLQWPDNDFDSIWIVTFKKGKPGLTQDKEGITPTAGCSF; this is translated from the coding sequence ATGCTAAAAAGATCGTTTTTACTTTTAATGATGGTAGGCTGGATAAGCCTCACCGCTTGCGGGCAGGGGAAAAACCTTAGACTTGTGTTCATCCGTCACGCCGAAAAACCTGATGTTGGTGATAACCTATCCTGTGCAGGATTCAACCGCTCGCTCAAGCTTCCCGAAGTAATTAAGGCTAAATTCGGCCTACCTGATTATATATATGTTCCGGCATTGCATTTAGGTAAATCCACTCCTCGTGGGCGCATGTTCCAAACTGTGTCTCCTTTAGCCGTAAAATATAATCTCACTATCAATAGTAAGTTTGAAGAAGAGGATGATAACGGTATAGCCAATGATTTGATCTCAAAAAAAGGCACTATACTTATTGTTTGGGAACATAACCAGATTAAACCGCTATTGAAAGCCTTGGGCCTTAAGGTAAAAGATTTGCAATGGCCGGATAACGACTTTGATAGTATCTGGATAGTTACCTTTAAAAAAGGCAAGCCAGGCTTAACGCAGGATAAGGAAGGGATTACGCCGACAGCGGGGTGTAGTTTTTAA
- a CDS encoding branched-chain amino acid aminotransferase yields MTETLDIKISRTTASRLEQTDFDNLPFGKTFSDHMFVADYANGEWTNLSVIPYGEIGLSPAISALHYGQAFFEGLKAYKHADGKITVFRPDKNAIRFNKSAERLCMPTLPEEIFLQSIATLVDIDRNWVPSQPNHALYIRPFMFATDPYLGVTPSATYKYMVLVGPVGPYFSKPLRVKIETHYTRAAEGGMGYAKAAGNYGSSMLPARKATQEGFDQLIWTDAKEHKFIEEMGAANAMFLLDGKLITAEAKDTILDGVTRDTVIALAKEWGIPVEERKVAVAEIIEGAKNGKLTDAFGAGTAATIAPVASISFEGEEYFLSDPKTREFSNKVFDTLDAIKYGLAPDTHGWNYLVSE; encoded by the coding sequence ATGACCGAGACATTGGACATCAAGATCAGCAGGACAACTGCTTCCCGTTTGGAGCAAACGGATTTCGACAACTTACCTTTTGGAAAAACTTTTTCTGACCACATGTTTGTGGCCGATTATGCAAATGGTGAATGGACAAATCTCTCGGTCATTCCCTACGGCGAAATTGGTCTCAGCCCAGCTATTTCTGCACTTCACTACGGACAGGCATTTTTTGAAGGCCTGAAAGCCTACAAACATGCCGACGGAAAAATTACCGTTTTCCGCCCGGATAAAAACGCTATCCGTTTCAATAAATCGGCCGAAAGGCTTTGCATGCCTACTTTGCCTGAAGAAATTTTCCTGCAAAGTATAGCTACTTTGGTAGATATCGACCGCAATTGGGTGCCTTCGCAGCCAAATCACGCGTTGTACATCCGTCCGTTTATGTTCGCTACAGATCCGTATTTGGGCGTAACCCCATCGGCAACTTATAAATACATGGTTTTGGTAGGCCCGGTTGGTCCGTATTTTTCAAAACCTTTGCGTGTTAAAATTGAAACACACTACACCCGCGCTGCCGAAGGTGGTATGGGCTACGCCAAGGCTGCCGGTAACTACGGAAGCTCGATGCTGCCCGCCCGCAAAGCTACACAGGAAGGTTTTGACCAACTGATTTGGACTGATGCCAAAGAACACAAGTTTATTGAAGAAATGGGTGCGGCTAATGCCATGTTCCTACTGGACGGTAAACTGATCACTGCCGAAGCAAAAGATACCATATTAGATGGCGTAACCCGCGATACCGTTATCGCTTTAGCTAAAGAATGGGGCATTCCGGTAGAAGAGCGTAAAGTTGCGGTAGCCGAGATTATTGAAGGAGCTAAAAACGGTAAACTTACCGATGCTTTTGGCGCCGGTACTGCCGCTACTATCGCCCCTGTAGCATCAATCAGCTTCGAAGGCGAGGAGTATTTCCTGAGTGATCCGAAAACGCGTGAGTTTTCAAACAAAGTATTTGATACGCTTGATGCTATTAAATATGGTTTAGCGCCTGATACTCATGGTTGGAACTATTTGGTTAGTGAATAA